In Primulina huaijiensis isolate GDHJ02 chromosome 16, ASM1229523v2, whole genome shotgun sequence, a single genomic region encodes these proteins:
- the LOC140961710 gene encoding large ribosomal subunit protein uL13y, translating into MVSGSGICAKRVVVDARHHMLGRLASILAKELLNGQKVVVVRCEEICLSGGLVRQKMKFLRFLRKRMNTKPSHGPIHFRAPSKILWRTIRGMIPHKTKRGAAALGRLKVYEGVPPPYDKTKRMVIPDALKVLRLQAGHKYCLLGRLSSEVGWNHYDIIRELEKKRKDRAQTMYERKKQLTKLRLKAEKVAAEKLGSQLDIIAPIKY; encoded by the exons atgGTTTCGGGTTCAGGGATCTGCGCTAAGAGAGTGGTGGTGGACGCGAGGCACCACATGCTCGGCCGTCTGGCTTCAATTCTGGCCAAGGAACTCCTGAATGGGCAAAAGGTAGTCGTGGTTCGTTGCGAGGAAATCTGTCTATCAGGTGGGCTTGTGAGGCAGAAGATGAAGTTCTTGCGGTTTCTCCGCAAGCGCATGAACACCAAGCCATCTCATGGGCCGATCCATTTCAGGGCTCCTTCCAAGATTTTGTGGCGGACAATCCGTGG GATGATTCCGCACAAAACTAAGCGAGGCGCTGCAGCGCTTGGACGATTGAAGGTATACGAGGGTGTGCCTCCACCATATGACAAGACTAAGAGGATGGTTATTCCTGATGCCCTCAA AGTGTTGAGGCTTCAAGCTGGTCACAAATATTGTTTGCTGGGTAGGCTCTCATCTGAGGTTGGATGGAATCATTATGATATTATCAGG GAAttggagaagaagaggaaagaCAGAGCTCAGACAATGTACGAGAGAAAGAAGCAGCTGACAAAACTGAGACTCAAAGCCGAAAAGGTCGCAGCAGAGAAGCTCGGTTCCCAACTTGATATTATTGCACCTATCAAGTACTGA